The following proteins are co-located in the bacterium genome:
- the murJ gene encoding murein biosynthesis integral membrane protein MurJ: MAKDKQVAKTAGIISGFTMISRIFGYVRDGLGGAILGAGFANDAYLAAFRIPNLLRDLFAEGALSSAFIPTFTSTAEKEGAKRAWQLVSIVINVIVLIMLGLVLLGELGAPLLVRAIVPGFAAIPEKMELTVHLTRILLPFLSFISMAAVFMGVLNSRERFGVPAFAPVMLNLTMIFFGFILCPLFGDLPEEQVVGWAWGALAGGLMQMVIQIPAVFKQGFRWQPLIRWRDPGLRRIIKLMIPAIAGLSVTQINLFINTIIASFLMEGAVTYLYYGNRIMQLPLGVFGVAIATALLPLTSKHIARGEKDQFIETLSFGMRLLFIITIPAAAGIIVLAEPINRLLFEYGRFDPLAIKAVAKVSIFYTCGLVAFAGVKVIVPTFYALNDAKTPVIAAAIAVGVNIGLNLLLMKPMGYTGLALATTVAAFVNFAILVIKLRKHTGQLDAKRILNSFIRVFLAGAMMGFLVWSGAQGWLPDGGAGIARWELAWKVFTLIFTGVFAYAAFCWFFQVPEQERVWGMVRSKIGLGDTGK; this comes from the coding sequence ATGGCCAAAGATAAACAAGTTGCCAAAACAGCGGGTATAATTTCAGGTTTCACCATGATTTCACGCATTTTTGGATATGTGCGTGATGGTCTTGGGGGCGCGATCCTGGGTGCCGGATTTGCCAATGATGCCTATCTGGCGGCTTTTCGAATCCCCAATTTACTGCGCGATCTTTTTGCCGAGGGTGCGCTTTCTTCCGCTTTTATCCCTACATTTACATCCACAGCAGAGAAAGAAGGGGCCAAGCGGGCATGGCAACTGGTTTCCATTGTCATCAATGTGATTGTTTTGATCATGCTCGGTTTGGTGCTTTTGGGGGAATTGGGAGCGCCGCTATTGGTACGCGCGATTGTACCGGGATTTGCCGCTATTCCCGAAAAAATGGAATTGACCGTCCACTTAACCCGTATATTACTCCCGTTTCTTTCATTTATCAGTATGGCGGCTGTGTTCATGGGTGTCCTCAATTCCAGGGAACGCTTTGGGGTTCCGGCTTTTGCGCCGGTCATGCTTAATTTGACCATGATATTTTTTGGTTTTATTCTTTGTCCCTTGTTCGGAGATTTGCCGGAAGAACAGGTTGTGGGCTGGGCTTGGGGTGCGCTGGCCGGTGGATTGATGCAGATGGTGATCCAAATTCCAGCCGTGTTTAAACAGGGGTTTCGTTGGCAGCCATTGATCCGTTGGAGAGATCCTGGATTGCGCCGGATTATTAAATTGATGATACCTGCGATTGCGGGTCTTTCAGTGACCCAGATTAATTTATTTATCAATACCATCATTGCATCTTTTTTAATGGAAGGTGCAGTAACCTATTTATATTATGGGAACCGAATTATGCAATTGCCGCTGGGTGTTTTCGGTGTGGCCATTGCCACAGCCCTGTTGCCATTGACATCCAAGCATATTGCCCGGGGAGAAAAAGACCAATTCATAGAGACCCTTTCGTTTGGTATGCGGCTATTGTTCATTATCACGATTCCGGCTGCCGCAGGGATTATCGTATTGGCCGAGCCGATCAACCGGCTTTTGTTTGAGTACGGCCGCTTTGATCCTTTGGCAATTAAAGCGGTGGCCAAGGTCTCGATCTTTTATACTTGCGGCTTGGTCGCGTTTGCCGGCGTAAAAGTTATCGTGCCGACATTTTATGCACTCAATGATGCCAAGACACCGGTGATTGCGGCGGCAATCGCGGTGGGTGTGAATATTGGATTGAATCTATTATTGATGAAACCCATGGGATATACCGGGCTGGCGCTGGCGACCACCGTGGCGGCATTTGTGAATTTTGCGATACTTGTCATAAAATTACGCAAACATACCGGACAGCTGGATGCGAAAAGAATATTAAACTCTTTTATCCGGGTTTTTCTGGCAGGTGCCATGATGGGTTTTTTGGTTTGGTCGGGTGCACAGGGATGGCTGCCGGATGGCGGTGCCGGTATCGCGCGTTGGGAATTGGCTTGGAAGGTTTTTACACTGATTTTTACCGGGGTTTTTGCCTATGCAGCATTTTGCTGGTTTTTTCAGGTTCCGGAGCAAGAACGTGTATGGGGAATGGTGAGAAGCAAAATCGGCCTGGGGGATACCGGGAAATAA
- a CDS encoding methylated-DNA--[protein]-cysteine S-methyltransferase, producing the protein MEKLRFNIIQTDWGFVAAAISKHGLRHLLLPKETKEKAFESLCAKVKDEKLVPDNKDLILKKLTGQLKNYFMGRLVEFTYKLDYNTATIFQRQVWCVTRTIPYGATQTYGWIAEKIGDPESKRAVGQALNANPIPILVPCHRVIAARGRLGGFGGGTEMKSRLLKLEGTILA; encoded by the coding sequence ATGGAAAAATTACGTTTTAATATCATTCAAACTGACTGGGGTTTTGTCGCGGCGGCGATTAGCAAACACGGACTGCGTCATTTGCTCCTGCCGAAGGAAACCAAAGAGAAAGCATTTGAATCACTCTGTGCCAAAGTCAAGGATGAGAAATTGGTGCCGGATAACAAGGACCTGATTTTAAAAAAACTCACCGGTCAATTAAAAAATTATTTTATGGGACGGCTGGTGGAATTCACGTACAAGCTGGATTACAATACTGCTACGATTTTTCAACGTCAGGTCTGGTGTGTGACCCGGACAATCCCCTATGGTGCGACTCAAACCTATGGGTGGATTGCTGAAAAAATCGGTGATCCGGAATCCAAACGGGCGGTAGGACAGGCGCTCAATGCCAATCCCATTCCGATTTTAGTGCCCTGTCACCGGGTGATTGCCGCTCGCGGCAGACTGGGCGGTTTCGGCGGCGGGACGGAGATGAAAAGCCGTCTGCTCAAGCTGGAAGGTACTATTTTGGCATGA
- a CDS encoding lysophospholipid acyltransferase family protein, with the protein MRIRLIDPNKVSPQARTEEKFIYAFWHNQQILSAFFFRNFGIRVLVSRSKDGDYITGVLKQFGFGAVRSSSSSGKINALRGLVKELRKGAHTAITPDGPRGPVYQAQPGVVFLAALSGHRVVPFGCAVNRVWSLRRAWDRFEIPKPFSRAVIFYGDPISVPKKLTDEAAKKIVQHVENEMNRLRTAAQQQVENPDESRHG; encoded by the coding sequence ATGCGGATTCGACTGATAGACCCGAACAAAGTTTCCCCACAAGCGCGAACTGAGGAAAAATTCATCTATGCGTTTTGGCACAATCAGCAGATTTTGTCGGCTTTTTTTTTCCGCAATTTCGGTATCCGCGTATTGGTATCCCGCTCTAAAGACGGCGATTATATTACCGGGGTTTTAAAACAATTCGGGTTTGGTGCGGTGCGCTCCTCGTCGAGCAGCGGAAAAATAAACGCGTTGCGCGGATTGGTTAAGGAATTACGTAAAGGCGCGCATACCGCCATCACCCCCGATGGCCCCCGGGGTCCGGTTTATCAGGCGCAGCCGGGGGTGGTTTTTTTAGCAGCACTTTCCGGTCATCGGGTCGTACCTTTTGGGTGTGCTGTTAACCGGGTCTGGTCGCTGCGGCGTGCCTGGGACCGGTTCGAGATTCCCAAACCGTTTAGTCGCGCGGTGATTTTTTACGGCGACCCGATCAGTGTTCCCAAGAAACTTACGGATGAAGCGGCAAAAAAAATAGTGCAACACGTGGAAAACGAAATGAACCGTTTGCGCACGGCCGCGCAGCAACAGGTTGAAAACCCGGATGAAAGCAGGCATGGCTAA
- a CDS encoding bifunctional (p)ppGpp synthetase/guanosine-3',5'-bis(diphosphate) 3'-pyrophosphohydrolase: MVWKDVRSKIKKTFGEQEVAKLEKAYQFTEKCHFGQKRLSGDPYVTHSIETAAILFELHSDSDAIAAGLLHDCIEDTDATYEEIEKVFGKEVADLVDGVTKIGTRVFRDSEEQKAENLRKIMLAMVRDIRVLVIKLADRLHNMRTLEYLPDDKRMRLARETIEIYAPLAHRLGMAKIKNELEDLGFKHLHFSEYTELILQVKSFEKQREADIASAQEQIVKLLSDIKIKASVSGRMKHLYSLWNKMRFQNKNLDQIFDLMALRIIVPAIKDCYAALGIVHAHWKPMPGRFKDFIAMPRSNMYQSLHTTVIGPSGEPLEIQIRTIEMHKTAEEGIAAHWSYKEGVSAGEAYTAKLSWFGQFLDWQNDLRDSREFMEALKIDLFEDEVYVFTPKGEVKSLRRNANPIDYAYLIHSKLGDTLVGAKVNGRLVPLRYELKNGDIVEVITRADGKPSRDWIKVVKTTKAKNRIRHYFRQIEKDDKVKHGKALLTVELERCGTTLNEMMKKERLLEVAQGMNLKSVEELLLQIGDANIGSRTIAGRLGLDLPSTQAPATAQPAASKADKAEASGVRVSGLAGMVIRYAQCCHPIPGDAITGYITQGRGVSIHRQDCSNVKTFLNEPDRYVQVSWDDMKDAVHDMQIFLRAAGRERLQTDLLRVFDDIRVHVKESTTRITQQNHFEAIFTIQIKGKDHLREIITALQKVKSVISVSRR; this comes from the coding sequence ATGGTGTGGAAGGATGTGCGCAGTAAAATTAAAAAGACATTTGGTGAACAAGAAGTCGCTAAATTGGAGAAAGCCTACCAGTTTACGGAGAAATGTCATTTTGGGCAGAAACGTTTGTCCGGCGATCCTTATGTGACCCATAGTATTGAAACTGCGGCGATTTTGTTTGAATTGCATTCGGATTCCGATGCGATTGCAGCCGGATTGCTGCACGATTGTATCGAAGACACAGACGCCACTTATGAAGAAATCGAGAAGGTATTCGGCAAAGAGGTTGCGGACCTTGTTGACGGGGTTACCAAAATCGGGACCCGGGTTTTTCGCGATTCGGAAGAACAAAAAGCGGAAAACCTGCGGAAGATCATGTTGGCCATGGTTCGGGATATTCGGGTCCTGGTGATCAAGCTGGCCGACCGCTTGCATAACATGCGCACCCTGGAATATTTGCCGGATGATAAGAGAATGCGTCTGGCCCGTGAGACCATTGAAATTTATGCCCCCCTGGCACACCGGCTCGGTATGGCCAAGATTAAAAATGAACTGGAGGATTTGGGTTTTAAACATCTTCATTTTAGCGAGTATACCGAGCTGATTTTGCAGGTGAAGTCTTTTGAAAAGCAGCGGGAGGCGGATATCGCCTCGGCGCAGGAACAGATTGTGAAGCTGCTGAGTGATATTAAAATTAAAGCCTCGGTAAGCGGGCGTATGAAACATTTATACAGTCTTTGGAATAAAATGCGTTTTCAGAATAAAAACCTGGATCAGATTTTTGATCTGATGGCTTTGCGTATTATTGTTCCGGCCATCAAAGATTGTTACGCTGCATTGGGCATTGTGCACGCCCACTGGAAGCCCATGCCCGGACGATTTAAAGATTTCATTGCCATGCCCCGTTCCAATATGTATCAGTCATTGCACACCACGGTGATTGGTCCTTCCGGCGAGCCTTTGGAAATTCAGATCAGAACCATTGAAATGCATAAGACCGCCGAAGAGGGGATTGCCGCCCACTGGTCTTACAAAGAGGGTGTGAGTGCCGGCGAGGCCTATACTGCCAAGCTGTCCTGGTTTGGACAATTCCTTGACTGGCAGAACGATCTGCGTGATTCCAGGGAATTTATGGAAGCGTTGAAAATTGATCTTTTTGAGGATGAGGTGTATGTCTTTACTCCTAAAGGAGAGGTCAAATCATTGCGCCGCAATGCCAATCCCATTGATTATGCCTATCTCATTCATTCGAAGCTGGGGGATACATTGGTAGGCGCCAAAGTAAACGGCCGGTTGGTCCCTTTAAGATATGAATTAAAAAACGGCGACATTGTAGAGGTCATCACGCGTGCGGACGGGAAGCCTTCCCGCGACTGGATCAAGGTGGTCAAGACGACCAAAGCGAAGAACCGTATCCGGCATTATTTCCGGCAAATCGAAAAGGATGATAAGGTCAAACACGGCAAAGCATTGCTGACCGTGGAGCTGGAGCGCTGCGGCACCACACTCAATGAGATGATGAAAAAGGAACGTTTGCTGGAAGTCGCGCAAGGGATGAATCTGAAAAGCGTGGAAGAGTTGCTGCTGCAAATTGGGGATGCGAATATCGGGAGCCGGACGATTGCCGGACGATTGGGACTGGATCTTCCCAGCACACAGGCACCGGCAACAGCGCAGCCGGCGGCATCCAAAGCCGACAAAGCTGAAGCGAGCGGCGTACGGGTCAGCGGATTGGCCGGGATGGTCATTCGCTACGCACAATGTTGTCATCCCATTCCCGGAGATGCAATCACCGGATATATTACCCAGGGTCGGGGTGTCTCGATTCACCGGCAGGATTGTTCCAATGTAAAAACATTTTTAAACGAACCGGACCGCTATGTGCAGGTTAGCTGGGATGACATGAAAGATGCGGTGCATGATATGCAGATTTTTTTACGAGCTGCCGGACGTGAACGTTTGCAGACCGACCTGCTGCGTGTTTTTGATGACA